Proteins from a single region of Pyrus communis chromosome 6, drPyrComm1.1, whole genome shotgun sequence:
- the LOC137736111 gene encoding uncharacterized protein — MANLAKLEFATLDITGKNYLTWVLDTKIHLEAENLGNTIREESNSSSQDRAKAMIFIRRHLDEELKSEYNHQTTVILPRARYEWTHLRIQDFKSVAEYNSALFRITSQMKLCWDIITEEHMLEKTLSTFHASNVLLLQ; from the exons atggcgaacttggcgAAGCTTGAATTTGCTACCCTGGATATTACCGGGAAGAATTACCTGACCTGGgtactggataccaagatccatctggaagCAGAGAATCTTGGAAATACCATCAGGGAAGAGAGCAactcatcctctcaagatcgggcaaaggccatgattttcattcgccgccatcttgatgaggagctaaagagcga atacaatcaccagacaacggtgattcttccaagggccCGCTATGAGTGGACTCATCTGAGGATCCAAGACTTCAAGTCAGTGGCAGAGTACAATTCTGCgttgttcagaattacctctcagATGAAGCTCTGTTGGGACATTATTACTGAGGaacatatgctggaaaagactctcagcacatttcatgcctccaacgtgCTCCTCCTACAGTAG
- the LOC137736112 gene encoding uncharacterized protein, giving the protein MAHPKWITPPSGVLKLNIHDVWNDITKRDGFGCVIHTNSSSFVAARYGSINNVLSPVQAEAMAACLAVVWVSEIRYQNILFECDSLQIVDSLRDPSTNISFIGQILEDIKAFLPTITGASFAHFRRQANEIALRLGRLGLTLSHICTWLESPPSIIWDLLEVEASLN; this is encoded by the coding sequence ATGGCTCATCCCAAATGGATCACACCACCTTCAGGGGTTCTTAAACTTAATATCCATGATGTTTGGAATGATATCACTAAACGAGATGGCTTTGGATGTGTGATCCACACAAATTCTAGTTCCTTTGTGGCCGCCAGATATGGAAGCATTAACAATGTTTTATCTCCTGTCCAGGCAGAGGCTATGGCAGCTTGTTTGGCGGTGGTTTGGGTGAGCGAAATCAGATATCAAAATATTCTATTTGAGTGCGATTCGCTCCAAATTGTGGATTCGCTAAGAGATCCATCTACCAATATCTCCTTTATTGGACAAATCCTAGAAGACATCAAGGCTTTCCTTCCCACAATCACTGGAGCTTCTTTTGCCCACTTTCGCCGCCAAGCCAATGAAATCGCCCTTAGACTTGGTCGTTTAGGCCTTACTCTTAGTCATATTTGTACATGGCTGGAGTCCCCTCCTAGTATAATTTGGGATTTACTCGAGGTGGAGGCTAGCTTGAATTAA
- the LOC137738100 gene encoding protein LIGHT-DEPENDENT SHORT HYPOCOTYLS 4-like, whose protein sequence is MDSLQEFDPSNSSNTSSININTTITTNSSSSSSLSPSSTLSRYENQKRRDWNTFGQYLRNHRPPLSLSQCSGAHVLEFLKYLDQFGKTKVHIQMCPFFGNPNPPAPCPCPLRQAWGSLDALIGRLRAAFEEHGGKPEANPFGARAVRLYLREVRDSQAKARGISYEKKKRKRPPQSSSSSTSTILPVQAIPPPAPPSAS, encoded by the coding sequence ATGGATTCACTTCAAGAATTTGACCCTTCCAACTCATCAAATACTTCAAGCATCAACATCAACACCACCATCACTACCaactcatcctcctcctcctcattgTCACCGAGCTCCACTCTAAGCCGCTACGAGAACCAAAAGCGGCGAGACTGGAACACCTTCGGGCAGTACCTCCGCAACCACAGGCCACCGTTGTCCCTCTCGCAGTGCAGTGGGGCCCACGTGCTTGAATTCCTCAAGTACCTAGACCAGTTTGGGAAGACCAAGGTGCACATCCAGATGTGTCCCTTCTTCGGGAACCCTAACCCTCCTGCGCCGTGCCCCTGCCCTCTGCGGCAAGCTTGGGGAAGCCTCGATGCCCTCATTGGCCGCCTCAGAGCCGCCTTTGAAGAGCACGGCGGGAAGCCTGAGGCAAATCCTTTTGGGGCTCGTGCTGTGAGGCTTTACCTGCGTGAGGTTCGAGATTCTCAGGCCAAAGCCAGAGGAATTAGCTACGAAAAGAAGAAGCGGAAGCGCCCACCACagagtagtagtagtagtactagTACTATTCTTCCAGTTCAAGCAATACCGCCTCCGGCTCCTCCGAGTGCAAGCTAA